Below is a window of Ananas comosus cultivar F153 linkage group 9, ASM154086v1, whole genome shotgun sequence DNA.
CCTGAAACCACACAACGCCGCCCGCGCCAGCGTCGGCGTCGGCCCCTTGCGCTGGGACAACAAACTGGCGGCGTACGCGCAAAACTATGCCAATCGAAGGCGCGGAGACTGCAAGCTCATCCATTCGGGCGGGCCCTACGGTGAGAACCTCTTCTGGGGCTCGGGGAAAAAATGGTCGGCCGCCAACGCAGTGGCGTCGTGGGTGGCGGAGAAGCGATACTTCAACTACCGCAGCAACAAGTGCGCGCCGCCCGGGAAAGTTTGCGGGCACTACACGCAGGTGGTGTGGGCTAAGTCGGTGAGAGTCGGCTGCGCCGCCGTCACGTGCGACGACGGCGCTACGTTCATCATATGCAGCTACGACCCGCGGGGAAACGTCCAGGGACAACGACCCTATGATGATTTAGATATGGcatgaaataaattaaactacGTTAGTTAGCATTCAATATTAACCGTAGTAATTAAGTCATGTTCTCAAAGACGCTTGAGCCTTCATAGTTTAGTATAATAGAGCTCCCTTCGCATGAGTTAAACTTAGTTATGGTAGTTATATCCCAGCATCATATGGATGTGTAATAAAATGAGTTTGCACAAGAACCAGTGCTTTAGGTGCAAGACTCTTGAGGTTGATGTGATAATGTGATATAAATAAGCTTTGGAGTCCAAAACGTGTTTTCGTTGTATTAGTTGTTGTTATACTTATATTTGTTTCCACAATAATGTGTACAAAATAATTGTATGTGGAGAGAGCTTtaatatctaataaaaaaattaatatcaaatCAATCTATATTGGtttacaaagttaaaattaaaaattaaatcatagtATGGAAGAGTTAAATCGAAtcaaattaaacattttaatttatctctGCAATTCAaacacttaattttttaaaaatagtttgtATAATATATCAATCTGAATATTAGTTTAACTGATTCAGTATATTAAGATAGCTTTTTAACTGGACTacataaatcaaataataatttactggaaaatttaaaatgttattttgaaaaaaaaaatatcgtgGTAGAGAATAAACcgataacttttttttttttgttaactgaATGAACCAATTCT
It encodes the following:
- the LOC109715680 gene encoding pathogenesis-related protein PRB1-2-like, which gives rise to MALVSYSLVLLLVSAAAMFATGFAQYSPQDFLKPHNAARASVGVGPLRWDNKLAAYAQNYANRRRGDCKLIHSGGPYGENLFWGSGKKWSAANAVASWVAEKRYFNYRSNKCAPPGKVCGHYTQVVWAKSVRVGCAAVTCDDGATFIICSYDPRGNVQGQRPYDDLDMA